A region of Ignavibacteriales bacterium DNA encodes the following proteins:
- a CDS encoding Gfo/Idh/MocA family oxidoreductase yields the protein MRVIVAGLGVQGYKRRKHAGNDFIASVDPVNKEAEYRNIEDVPLGNYDAVLACIPDEPKVEILRYALANGKHVLVEKPLWAAHDEEIIELEQLARTKKVVCYTAYNHRFEPHYIAMRDLIASGKLGKIYSCRMFYGNGTARLVRDSIWRDQGDGVLPDLGSHLLDTCRFWFGYELGEFKLTAAHNFENIAPDHVIISSEENQPRIELEMTLCMWRNHFTCDILAEKGTAHIESLCKWGPTTFSHRVRVLPSGRPPETKVTLIQEDSTWAGEYDHFKQLVKSNTITDLSNDLWIQATIRKLGSSIKTNKKK from the coding sequence ATGAGAGTAATAGTTGCAGGTCTCGGTGTACAAGGCTACAAACGTCGCAAACATGCTGGCAATGATTTTATTGCCAGCGTTGATCCCGTTAATAAAGAAGCAGAGTATCGGAATATAGAAGATGTACCTTTGGGTAATTACGATGCTGTCCTCGCTTGTATCCCTGATGAGCCGAAAGTTGAGATTTTGCGTTATGCACTAGCCAATGGCAAGCATGTACTTGTGGAAAAACCACTTTGGGCTGCCCATGATGAGGAAATAATTGAGTTGGAACAACTTGCACGGACAAAAAAAGTTGTCTGCTATACTGCTTATAACCACCGTTTTGAACCACACTATATTGCAATGCGTGATCTTATTGCTTCCGGTAAATTAGGAAAAATCTATTCTTGCCGTATGTTTTACGGAAATGGTACAGCAAGGTTGGTGCGTGATAGTATTTGGCGTGATCAAGGTGACGGTGTGTTACCCGATCTTGGATCACATTTACTCGATACGTGCCGTTTTTGGTTTGGTTATGAATTGGGAGAATTTAAGTTGACTGCTGCCCATAATTTTGAAAATATTGCTCCTGATCATGTCATCATTAGTTCGGAAGAAAATCAACCGCGGATCGAACTGGAAATGACTCTATGTATGTGGCGCAATCACTTTACATGTGATATTCTGGCTGAGAAAGGAACAGCCCATATTGAGTCACTATGTAAGTGGGGACCAACTACCTTTTCACATCGTGTGAGAGTACTCCCATCAGGTAGGCCGCCAGAAACGAAAGTGACTCTTATCCAAGAGGATTCTACTTGGGCAGGTGAATATGATCACTTCAAGCAACTTGTAAAATCAAATACAATTACTGATCTCTCTAATGACCTTTGGATTCAAGCCACTATTCGCAAACTTGGTTCATCAATAAAAACTAACAAAAAAAAATAG
- a CDS encoding nucleotide sugar dehydrogenase produces the protein MAKKANSNPSPIHSENQKPLIGFAGLTHLGLNSAVASAARGFQVVAYHNDFTLVKQLSNGIPHVVEPGLPELLTEHHERLIFSNDSKSLSNCDIVYIAIDVPTDDQGTSDLTPIYGMVKTVTAVMRTDSLLVILCQVPPGFTRQIEWPAKQLFYQVETLVFGRAVERAVYPERFILGCANPGQPQDERLLIYLKAFECPILPMRYESAELAKISINMCLVASISTANTLAEICEHIGADWSEIVPALRLDKRIGQFAYLSPGLGISGGNLERDLATILRYAEKHNTDGGVVASWVKNSDHRKDWAWDMFKSLGLDKKMTIRIAILGLTYKENTHSLKNSPSLIFLAHLSNYKVVVFDPAASLEATSSKVLRTNTALEAIKGTDVLAIMTPWAEFRQISPDTLMQNMNSRIVLDPYRMLDGIALRANGFVYATLGTSFKG, from the coding sequence ATGGCTAAAAAAGCAAATAGTAATCCAAGTCCGATACATTCTGAAAATCAAAAACCGTTGATCGGTTTCGCCGGGCTCACCCATCTAGGACTTAACTCAGCAGTTGCCAGTGCTGCCCGAGGTTTTCAGGTAGTTGCCTATCACAATGATTTTACATTAGTAAAGCAGCTTAGCAACGGAATCCCCCATGTGGTTGAGCCTGGTCTGCCAGAACTTTTAACAGAACATCATGAACGATTGATTTTTAGCAACGATTCAAAAAGTCTCTCAAATTGCGATATCGTCTACATCGCTATAGATGTACCGACAGATGATCAAGGCACAAGCGATTTGACTCCAATATATGGCATGGTGAAGACAGTTACTGCTGTTATGCGCACTGATTCTCTTTTGGTGATTCTTTGTCAAGTTCCGCCCGGATTTACGAGGCAAATAGAATGGCCGGCAAAACAATTGTTTTATCAAGTTGAGACATTGGTCTTTGGTCGAGCTGTTGAACGCGCTGTATATCCAGAACGTTTCATTTTAGGCTGCGCCAACCCAGGGCAACCGCAAGATGAAAGACTTCTCATTTACCTGAAAGCCTTCGAATGCCCGATTCTTCCTATGCGCTATGAGAGCGCCGAATTAGCAAAGATTTCTATTAACATGTGTCTCGTAGCTTCAATAAGTACTGCAAACACGCTCGCGGAAATATGTGAACACATTGGTGCCGATTGGTCTGAGATTGTGCCGGCGCTTCGCCTTGATAAACGCATTGGTCAATTTGCCTATCTAAGTCCCGGGCTGGGAATTTCCGGTGGCAATTTGGAAAGAGATCTCGCGACGATATTGCGCTATGCAGAGAAACACAACACGGATGGCGGTGTTGTAGCGTCATGGGTAAAAAATTCTGATCACCGGAAAGATTGGGCATGGGATATGTTCAAGAGCCTTGGACTTGACAAGAAGATGACTATTCGGATAGCCATATTGGGCCTTACTTACAAGGAAAATACTCATTCCCTCAAAAACTCTCCCTCACTTATTTTTTTGGCACATTTATCTAATTATAAAGTAGTGGTATTTGATCCGGCAGCATCGCTAGAAGCCACAAGTTCAAAAGTTCTTCGTACAAATACTGCGCTTGAGGCTATAAAAGGAACCGATGTTTTGGCGATCATGACGCCCTGGGCTGAGTTTCGCCAGATTTCACCTGATACTCTTATGCAGAACATGAATAGTCGAATTGTCTTAGATCCATACAGAATGTTGGATGGAATAGCCTTGAGGGCAAATGGATTTGTGTACGCAACACTGGGAACATCTTTTAAAGGTTAA
- a CDS encoding NUDIX hydrolase: protein MKENSSILFSQNTVETICAVVLLNSVGDALLQLRDEKPDLSASGLWVFPGGHKEPEEDIQTCAEREFFEETNYHCGNLRWLMQIVDSFLCQNQMILHIFWDHYDGQSAIICQEGQALEFISRERALDIAMPAYLVAIWDLVRLTSKNSK, encoded by the coding sequence TTGAAGGAAAATTCATCAATCCTTTTTTCCCAAAACACAGTTGAAACAATTTGTGCAGTGGTTCTTCTAAACTCAGTTGGCGATGCCCTCCTTCAGTTGCGTGATGAAAAACCTGATTTATCAGCGTCTGGTCTATGGGTTTTTCCAGGTGGGCATAAGGAACCTGAAGAAGATATTCAAACTTGTGCTGAACGAGAATTTTTCGAAGAAACCAATTACCATTGTGGGAATTTACGTTGGCTTATGCAGATTGTAGATTCTTTCTTATGTCAGAATCAAATGATCCTTCATATTTTTTGGGATCATTACGACGGTCAAAGTGCTATTATTTGTCAGGAAGGACAAGCTTTGGAGTTTATTTCGCGCGAACGAGCATTGGATATTGCTATGCCAGCCTATCTTGTTGCGATTTGGGATCTTGTCAGACTGACATCAAAAAATTCTAAGTAA
- a CDS encoding NAD(P)-dependent oxidoreductase — MLTHLNTEPVLPSRVVILGAGGFISSAAQRKIEENNIPVLALTQAMLDLTHKNASDRLASLLLANDVLLFVAAIAPVKSEAMLIENLRIGETVCNALRKIAVGHVIYISSDAVYADSNTPLTERSCAQPGSLHGIMHLAREVMLANAWHGPLCFLRPTLIYGKDDPHNGYGPNRFLRLAVNGEEIVLFGEGEERRDHVWVEDVAELLIRVLIHRSTGILNIATGNVMSFREIAELVARLTGHSPNIKSTPRIGPMPHNGYRPFNIESTYLAFPDFRYTFLSEGLRSIADSDSILEKLN; from the coding sequence ATGTTGACACATCTTAACACTGAGCCAGTCTTGCCTTCCCGTGTTGTCATATTGGGTGCAGGTGGTTTTATTTCCTCAGCTGCACAACGTAAAATTGAGGAGAATAATATTCCGGTTTTAGCGTTAACTCAGGCAATGCTAGATTTAACGCATAAGAATGCCAGTGATCGATTAGCAAGCTTATTGCTTGCTAACGATGTTCTCCTATTTGTTGCTGCTATAGCGCCGGTTAAGTCCGAGGCAATGCTAATAGAGAATCTACGGATTGGCGAAACAGTCTGTAATGCATTGAGAAAGATTGCTGTAGGTCATGTAATTTATATTAGTTCCGATGCGGTATATGCTGATAGTAATACACCTCTGACGGAGCGTTCCTGCGCACAACCCGGATCTCTTCATGGAATAATGCATTTGGCGCGAGAGGTTATGCTTGCAAACGCATGGCATGGTCCGCTTTGCTTTTTGCGTCCAACTTTAATTTATGGCAAGGATGATCCGCACAATGGTTATGGCCCAAATCGTTTTCTAAGGCTCGCTGTTAATGGAGAAGAAATTGTGCTTTTTGGTGAGGGAGAGGAGCGACGAGATCATGTGTGGGTGGAAGATGTTGCCGAGCTATTAATTCGTGTATTGATACATCGAAGTACAGGTATTCTCAATATCGCGACTGGAAACGTAATGTCTTTCCGTGAGATCGCTGAACTGGTTGCACGATTGACAGGTCATTCACCAAACATCAAAAGCACGCCAAGGATTGGACCAATGCCTCATAATGGATACCGACCGTTTAATATCGAATCTACGTATTTAGCATTTCCGGATTTTCGCTATACATTCCTGTCCGAAGGACTTCGATCTATTGCTGATTCAGATTCTATTTTAGAGAAATTAAATTGA